Part of the Verrucomicrobiota bacterium genome, CTGCGGGCATCGAGTGCGTCTACACGGATGCCCGGCGTCTGAAGCGGCTGCACGACGAGCCCACGCTGCCTGCAACCGGTTCCTGGCTCACGTTCGGATCGGGTGCACTCGTCATGACGGCGTGCAAGCGATCCGAGGACGGCACGGCGCTCATCGTCCGGGCGTTCAACCCGACGGACAAGAGCATCGAGCAGAAGCTCGAGTCGATGTTCAAGATCAAGACCGCAAGCTATGCCGACCTGCTCGAGCAACCTACAGACGCCTTGCCCGTTCGCGGCAAGAGCGTAACGATCACCGCGGGACCGCGCAAGATCGTGACGGTCCGGCTCGAACTGCAACCGACATCATGAGAGGAAAGGAGTCCAGCATGAGAACACGTCTTGCGCAATGTCTCCGCTGGTACGTGTCCTGGCTCGTCGCCGTCGCGGCAATGCTCGCGTGCGCGTCTGCCAGTTGGGCCGCAGCCCATCAGTACATCGAGCAGACGACGCTCTTGCTCGTGTACCAGCACTACATCAACAACGAAGAGACGAAGGCGGACGGTACGCACCCACGGCACAGCTTCACCGACGCCGAGGTCGAGATGTTCAAGACGCAGCCGACGATTGTCAGCGAGTTCCTCTGGCGGGCGTCGCACTTCCGCCTCCACGTCAAGTACGTCGGCGCGCTGGTGATCACCGACACGTTGACCGAGGCCGACATTGACGAGGAGTGGATCAGCGCCAAGCGGATACACAAGGACCTGACCGATAACGGCTACGACGACGACAGCTTCAACCTTATCATGGTCGTGTGGCCCTTGGAGGCCACGGAGAAGTACGGCACATGGGCCGGCGGCCTCCCGGGCGCAACCAAGGGCGACGTGTATCTGCCCAAGACGCGCCTCGACGTGAGCATGTATGGGCCGGGACGCGACATCTCGGAAGCGCACTGGACCATTCTGCATGAGCACCAGCACGTCCTGGACGACTGGTTCGGCGGCGCGAGCGGCCTGGGGTGGGGCGAGCAGGAGTATCGCAACCCGGATGCCGGCGCTTGGGCGATGCCATGGCCCGTCGACAACGGCGGGACGGAGTGCTTCCTGGCCACCTACGAAGTCTCTGCCCGGAACTGGAAGGACTGGCTCATCCTGGGCAAAGAAGGCGATACGAGCGGCACGCAGAAGGTGCTCCCCGATAACGATGGGGACGGCCTGCCCGACAGCGATCCAGACAACTGCGGCATTTCGCTCACGGAGGCCACGTTTAAAACCGATCCCACCAAGGCCGATACGGACGGCGACGGCGTGAGCGACAAGGACGAAGCGATCGGCGACTACACCGGCAGCTTGAACGGCACAGCCGTCGACACAGACGGCGACGGCCTCCTGGATGGGGCCGATTGGTGCCCGCGCTACCCCAGCATCAACACGCTGCCGCGCAAGATGCCCAAGATCGACGGAACGATCAACGGCGACGAGTACGCCCTGTTCTCCACGTTCCGCCGGGATGAAGGCCTCTCCGGCGTCCTCTATGCTGCGTGGAACGATGGCGTGCTCTTCCTCGCTGCCTCCATCACCGACGGCAACGTCGTCACCGGCAACGCCAGGCCCGAGGACAACGACGGCGTCCAGTGGCTGCTCGACATCGATGGCGACGGCTGGGATAAGACCAAGGACCTCGGCATGCTCAACTACATGGTCTGGGTCACCCAGGACAAGGACGGCAAAGCGGTCGTCTCTCTCCGCGAGCGGCTGAATGATGATGGCCAGCCGCTGTCGAACGCCGGCATCGTGGCCGCCTTCAAGCGCCGTGACGACGGCTACGACGTCGAGGTGGCGGTCCCGGAACGCGCCCTGGTCGGCGCCACGTTCAAGCACGGCCGGGGCTTCCGCATGGCACAGCACGTTCTGGACGCCGATGGCGCCGGTCGTGCGGAGTGGTGCGATACCACGCTGCCCAACGTGAATTTCAACTATCCGATGTACGCTCCCTACCTGCGGTGGGTCGGACTGGATGGAGGCCCCGAGGCCCAGAAGGCCCTGGCCGGCACAAGGCCGCCCATGCCGAGTCCGGCGACGTTCGCCGTCGCCCCGCATCGCGTCGGCGATAGCATCGTCATGAAGGCGACGCCGGGCAGCGGCCCCAACGGCCCGATCGAGTACTGCTTCGTCGAGTGCACGGGAGAGCAAGGGCGCCGCGTGCGCGGGTGGTCCACCGACCCCAATTTCGAGGTGAAAGGCGTTGGCCCCGGCGAGTACTGCTACGTCGTCTACATGCGCAACGCCCTCGGCGCCATGACACAGAGCGGACCGGCGATCGTCCCGGAACAGCGCTCCTCAGACCGTCGCCGGCGGTCGCACGACTGACAAGAGCACCTTCAGTCAGACAGCTTGCGGGCCTGGATGCGTGTCATCCAGGCCCGCGTTGCTTTGCTCGATTCGTGCGTTGAACTGACTCCAGCGATGAACTAGCATCGCCGTATGGGCAAAACGGCTTTCTCAAAGGCTCTCGTAGCCGCCGCTTTGTTTGGCACCGCCACGCCTTTCTCCAAGACCCTTCTCGACAGCCTCCAAGAGAATCTGCTGGCCGGACTCCTCTACCTGGGAGCAGCTATCCTCCTTCTGCCTCGCGTCGTCTTCCTCATCCGAAAGGGGAGCGTGTTCTTTCCGCGCGACGCCGCGAACAGGCGGCGCCTCGTCGGGGCGATCTTTTTCGGCGGCATGGTCGGACCGGTCCTTCTCCTCGTCGGCCTGAAACAGGCGATGGCGGCATCGGTCTCGATGTGGCTCAACCTGGAGACGGTCGCTACGTCGATCCTGGCCTACCTGATCTTCCGCGAGCACATCGGCGGCTGGACCTGGCTGGGCAACCTGGGCGTTCTGGCGGCCGGGCTGCTGCTGAGCGCGACGGCCGGCGGATGGGCGGGGTGGATCGGGATCGCCTGCGTGGGCGGCGCCGCCGTCGCGTGGGGCCTCGACAACAACTTCACCGCCACCATCGACGGCATTACGCCGGAGATGAGCACGTTCTGGAAAGGAGCCTTCGCCGGTACCGCCAACCTCGCCCTCGGCCTGGCGCTCCAGCCGACGGCGCCCGCGCTGAACTGGCTGGCAGCGCTCGTGCTCGGCGGCTTCGCCTATGGCCTCAGCATCGTCCTCTACATCAGCTCGGCGCAGGTCATTGGCGCCACCCGCTCCCAGATGGTCTTCGCCTCCGCCCCGTTCTTCGGCGTGCTGCTGTCCGTGACCTGGCTCGGGGAGCGCCTGCGCGTGGCTCAACTGGCCGCCGCAGGCATCCTTCTGGCCTCGTTGGGACTCATGTTCTTGGGCCGGCATCCCCACGAACATGTGCACGAGCTCCACACGCACGAGCACAGCCACCGGCACGATGATGCTCATCACGACCACCTCCATGAGGGATTGCCCGCCGGCGCCAAGCACAGCCACGTCCACACGCACGAACGCGTTGTGCACAACCACCCCCATTGGCCCGACCTTCACCACAGGCATGTCCACTAGCGGAATGGTCCTGACCTCTGATTCCGAAGGATCCCACCGTGAGCCTTGCGCCCACACGTGTCCTCGCGCGCCCACGCGCGTCCCCGCGCGCTTACGCGCGTCCCCGCGCGCGTTGGTGAGACATCCTCCTCTCTCCGCCCACATTCTCGGATAAGGGGCTTTTCTCCTCGAGGAAGCCCTTCACCCGATGGGTGTGACGCACGGAGGAGGACGAGCCCCGCCTTGGCGGGGCGGCTGGGAGTAGCCACGGGTGCGAACCCGTGGGGCGGAACGCAACGAGCAACGCCCCGAGCCCCTTGAGGGGCGATTGAGATTCCTCGTCGAGGGTTTGGACCTGAATCGGCCCTCAAGGGGCTCGGTACGTCGCGTCATACGCCGGTCCACGGGCTATCGCCCGTAGCTACTGCCAAACGCTCCTGACGGAGCTTCCAGGCTCTACCTGACGACTGCTACCCGCCGATCTGGGTCCGGAAAAACCTTGCCCCTCGGCGGCGTATGCCGGTACCCTTTCCTGCGGTCATGGGGCAATACAGGTGGAAAGGAGCTGACAAATGGTCATCGTCTATGTGCTGATCGCCGTCGTCGTCGTCATCCTTATCGCCATGGCGTCGATGTACAACGGGCTGAAGATCCTCCGCAACCGCGTCGAGAACGCCTGGTCGCAGATCGACGTCCAGCTCAAGCGACGCTACGACCTGATCCCCAACCTGGTCGAGACGGTCAAAGGCTACGCCGCGCACGAGAAGGACACCCTCGAGCGCGTCATCCAGGCCCGCAACATGGCCATCTCCGCCAAGGGCGTCAAGGAACAGGGCGAGGCCGAGAACATGCTCACCGGCGCACTCAAGTCGATCTTCGCGCTGGCCGAGAGCTACCCGAACCTCAAGGCGAACGAGAACTTCATGATGCTCCAGGAAGAACTCGCCGGCACCGAGGGCAAGATCGCTTTCGCCCGCCAGTTCCACAACGACTGCGTCATGAAGTACCAGACCAAGAAGGAGCTGTTCCCGACCAATATCGTCGCCGGCATGTTCAGCTTCCCCAACAAAGAGTACTTCGAGATCGAAGCCCCGGCCGAACGCCAGGCACCGAAGGTGTCGTTTACGGGCGCTTAGGACGAGCGCCCACACGGGAACGTGGCACGCGAGGAGAAGGATTCCTTCGACAGGATCAACACGATTAGCTGGATCTCCCGGGCTCTTCCTGATCACGCCGATCCTGTTGATCCTGTCCAGATGTCCTCGCTCTGTTCCAGTCCGTCAACGCGGCATGGAATAGGACACCATGTACGAACAGATTTCGAGCAACAAGCGGAAGTCGTTCTTCGTCTGCTTTGTGTTCCTGGTGCTGATCGGGTTCCTGGGGTGGGTGTTTACCCAGGTGACCGGCATCGGGTGGTACTGGGGCGTCGGGATCGCCACGCTTGTCGCTCTGGCCATGGCGTGGACGAGCTACTACTGGAGCGACAAGATCGTGCTCCAGATGAGCAAGGCGCGGCCCATCGAGCCGGACAGGTACCCGAAGCACGCGTTCCTCAGGAACGAGGTCGAGGGGCTGGCGCTCGCCGCAGGCTTCACCAAGCCGCCGAAGTGCTACATCATCAACGACAGCGCCCCGAACGCCTTCGCCACGGGCCGCAACCCCGAGCACGGCGTTGTCTGCGTCACGACCGGCCTGCTCGATAAGCTCGACCGGTACGAACTCCAAGGCGTGCTGGCACATGAGATGTCGCACATAAAGAACTACGATATCCTGCTCCAGACGATCGTGGTGGTCATGGTCGGCGTAGTTGCCCTGCTCAGCGATGCGATTTTCCGGATCACCTTGTACAGCGGCGGCCGCGCCGGCCAGCAACGGCGCTCCAGCAGCCGGGACAGGGGAGGGAACCAAGCGCAGATCATCCTGCTCGTTGTCGGCTTGGTCCTGGCCATCC contains:
- a CDS encoding DMT family transporter — translated: MGKTAFSKALVAAALFGTATPFSKTLLDSLQENLLAGLLYLGAAILLLPRVVFLIRKGSVFFPRDAANRRRLVGAIFFGGMVGPVLLLVGLKQAMAASVSMWLNLETVATSILAYLIFREHIGGWTWLGNLGVLAAGLLLSATAGGWAGWIGIACVGGAAVAWGLDNNFTATIDGITPEMSTFWKGAFAGTANLALGLALQPTAPALNWLAALVLGGFAYGLSIVLYISSAQVIGATRSQMVFASAPFFGVLLSVTWLGERLRVAQLAAAGILLASLGLMFLGRHPHEHVHELHTHEHSHRHDDAHHDHLHEGLPAGAKHSHVHTHERVVHNHPHWPDLHHRHVH
- a CDS encoding LemA family protein; translated protein: MVIVYVLIAVVVVILIAMASMYNGLKILRNRVENAWSQIDVQLKRRYDLIPNLVETVKGYAAHEKDTLERVIQARNMAISAKGVKEQGEAENMLTGALKSIFALAESYPNLKANENFMMLQEELAGTEGKIAFARQFHNDCVMKYQTKKELFPTNIVAGMFSFPNKEYFEIEAPAERQAPKVSFTGA
- a CDS encoding M48 family metallopeptidase, which gives rise to MYEQISSNKRKSFFVCFVFLVLIGFLGWVFTQVTGIGWYWGVGIATLVALAMAWTSYYWSDKIVLQMSKARPIEPDRYPKHAFLRNEVEGLALAAGFTKPPKCYIINDSAPNAFATGRNPEHGVVCVTTGLLDKLDRYELQGVLAHEMSHIKNYDILLQTIVVVMVGVVALLSDAIFRITLYSGGRAGQQRRSSSRDRGGNQAQIILLVVGLVLAILTPIIAQMLRFWVSRKREFLADADGALLTRYPEGLARALQKISGDREPLEVANKATAHMYIIDPMAARGQRVVSGLFSTHPPVQARIAALRSMGNIAQQPDE